A genomic window from Peromyscus maniculatus bairdii isolate BWxNUB_F1_BW_parent chromosome 1, HU_Pman_BW_mat_3.1, whole genome shotgun sequence includes:
- the LOC121825445 gene encoding uncharacterized protein LOC121825445 isoform X2 produces the protein MHGWCLRKSEESVRSPGTRVRDVTSHSTDAGNRTCASARASALFTLIYLCLCLSEPQFSIEKYRKANQLLQFWHYGPGPGPSISKRDMITLLDEDGKEPEIVVKEGRRHCPDLESRFKTNTLSADKDIYEVYSLQWELMEKIKSHSPQGSVLKDDWECESKIERQKEPQGGYFGQVKITSEKSTHKKHSFLAEYQKVQNGEKFYECKECRKTFIRRSTLSQHLRIHTGEKPYKCKECGQPFRQRAHLIRHHKLHTGEKPYECKECGKAFTVLQELTQHQRLHTGEKPYECKECGKAFRVHQQLARHQRIHTGEKPYECKDCGKTFRQCTHLTRHQRLHTSEKLYECKECGKAFVCGPDLRVHQKIHFGEKPYACKDCGKSFRICQQLTVHQSIHTGEKPYECKECGKAFRLRQQLVRHQRIHTREKPYECLECWKTFSSYSQLISHQSIHVGERPYECEECGKAFRLYSQLTQHQSIHTGEKPYECKECRKPFRLLSQLTQHQSIHTGEKPYECKDCGKAFRLYSFLSQHQRIHTGEKPYKCKECKKAFRQHSHLTQHQKIHSGT, from the exons atgcatggctggtgcctaaggaagtctgaagaaagtgtcagatctcctgggactagagttagagATGTTACGAGCCACTCTACAGacgctgggaaccgaacctgtgcctctgcaagagcaagtgctcttttcacacttatttatttgtgt CTTTGCTTGTCTGAACCCCAGTTTTCCATAGAGAAATATCGAAAAGCCAACCAGCTCCTGCAGTTCTGGCACTATGGCCCTGGCCCAG GACCTTCCATTTCTAAGAGAGATATGATTACCTTACTGGATGAAGACGGGAAGGAGCCCGAGATAGTtgtgaaggaagggagaagacatTGTCCTG atTTGGAGTCCAGATTCAAGACCAATACTTTATCTGCAGACAAGGACATTTATGAAGTATATTCATTACAATGGGAGTTGATGGAGAAAATTAAAAGCCACAGTCCTCAAGGTTCTGTTCTTAAAGATGATTGGGAATGTGAAAGCAAGATTGAGCGACAAAAGGAACCACAGGGGGGTTATTTTGGGCAGGTGAAAATTACCTCtgaaaaaagcacacacaaaaagcacAGTTTCCTTGCTGAGTATCAGAAAGTTCAGAATGGAGAGAAGTTCTATGAATGTAAAGAGTGTAGGAAGACCTTTATCCGCCGCTCAACGCTAAGTCAACACTTGAGAATCCATACTGGTGAGAAACCTTATAAATGCAAGGAATGTGGGCAACCCTTCAGACAGCGTGCACACCTTATTCGACACCACAAACTTCACACTGGTGAGAAGCCCTATGAGTGTAAGGAATGTGGGAAGGCCTTTACAGTGCTCCAAGAACTCACTCAGCATCAGCGACTCCATACTGGGGAAAAGCCGTATGAATGCAAGGAGTGTGGAAAAGCCTTTCGGGTCCATCAGCAGCTGGCTCGACATCAGAGGATCCACACTGGGGAGAAACCCTATGAGTGCAAGGACTGTGGGAAGACCTTCAGACAGTGCACACACCTCACTCGACACCAAAGACTTCACACTTCTGAGAAGCTGTACGAATGTAAGGAGTGTGGAAAAGCCTTCGTGTGTGGCCCTGACCTTCGAGTACATCAGAAAATCCACTTCGGTGAGAAGCCCTATGCATGTAAGGACTGTGGCAAGTCCTTCAGAATATGCCAACAGCTGACTGTCCATCAGAGTATCCATACtggggagaaaccctatgaatgtaaggaATGTGGGAAGGCCTTCAGATTGAGGCAACAACTTGTTCGCCATCAGAGAATCCATACCCgtgagaagccctatgaatgtcTAGAGTGTTGGAAGACCTTCAGTAGTTACTCCCAACTGATTTCACATCAGAGCATTCATGTGGGTGAGAGACCCTATGagtgtgaagaatgtgggaaagccttcagacTGTACTCACAGCTCACTCAGCATCAGAGTATCCACACAGgtgagaaaccttatgaatgcaaGGAGTGTAGGAAACCTTTCCGCCTGCTCTCACAGCTCACTCAGCACCAGAGCATCCACACGGGTGAGAAGCCTTATGAATGCAAGGACTGTGGGAAGGCTTTTAgactttattcatttctttctcaacACCAGAGgatccacactggagagaagccctacaaATGTAAGGAGTGTAAGAAGGCCTTCAGACAGCACTCACACCTCACCCAGCATCAGAAGATCCACAGTGGAACTTAA
- the LOC121825445 gene encoding uncharacterized protein LOC121825445 isoform X1, with protein MHGWCLRKSEESVRSPGTRVRDVTSHSTDAGNRTCASARASALFTLIYLCLCLSEPQFSIEKYRKANQLLQFWHYGPGPAGPSISKRDMITLLDEDGKEPEIVVKEGRRHCPDLESRFKTNTLSADKDIYEVYSLQWELMEKIKSHSPQGSVLKDDWECESKIERQKEPQGGYFGQVKITSEKSTHKKHSFLAEYQKVQNGEKFYECKECRKTFIRRSTLSQHLRIHTGEKPYKCKECGQPFRQRAHLIRHHKLHTGEKPYECKECGKAFTVLQELTQHQRLHTGEKPYECKECGKAFRVHQQLARHQRIHTGEKPYECKDCGKTFRQCTHLTRHQRLHTSEKLYECKECGKAFVCGPDLRVHQKIHFGEKPYACKDCGKSFRICQQLTVHQSIHTGEKPYECKECGKAFRLRQQLVRHQRIHTREKPYECLECWKTFSSYSQLISHQSIHVGERPYECEECGKAFRLYSQLTQHQSIHTGEKPYECKECRKPFRLLSQLTQHQSIHTGEKPYECKDCGKAFRLYSFLSQHQRIHTGEKPYKCKECKKAFRQHSHLTQHQKIHSGT; from the exons atgcatggctggtgcctaaggaagtctgaagaaagtgtcagatctcctgggactagagttagagATGTTACGAGCCACTCTACAGacgctgggaaccgaacctgtgcctctgcaagagcaagtgctcttttcacacttatttatttgtgt CTTTGCTTGTCTGAACCCCAGTTTTCCATAGAGAAATATCGAAAAGCCAACCAGCTCCTGCAGTTCTGGCACTATGGCCCTGGCCCAG CAGGACCTTCCATTTCTAAGAGAGATATGATTACCTTACTGGATGAAGACGGGAAGGAGCCCGAGATAGTtgtgaaggaagggagaagacatTGTCCTG atTTGGAGTCCAGATTCAAGACCAATACTTTATCTGCAGACAAGGACATTTATGAAGTATATTCATTACAATGGGAGTTGATGGAGAAAATTAAAAGCCACAGTCCTCAAGGTTCTGTTCTTAAAGATGATTGGGAATGTGAAAGCAAGATTGAGCGACAAAAGGAACCACAGGGGGGTTATTTTGGGCAGGTGAAAATTACCTCtgaaaaaagcacacacaaaaagcacAGTTTCCTTGCTGAGTATCAGAAAGTTCAGAATGGAGAGAAGTTCTATGAATGTAAAGAGTGTAGGAAGACCTTTATCCGCCGCTCAACGCTAAGTCAACACTTGAGAATCCATACTGGTGAGAAACCTTATAAATGCAAGGAATGTGGGCAACCCTTCAGACAGCGTGCACACCTTATTCGACACCACAAACTTCACACTGGTGAGAAGCCCTATGAGTGTAAGGAATGTGGGAAGGCCTTTACAGTGCTCCAAGAACTCACTCAGCATCAGCGACTCCATACTGGGGAAAAGCCGTATGAATGCAAGGAGTGTGGAAAAGCCTTTCGGGTCCATCAGCAGCTGGCTCGACATCAGAGGATCCACACTGGGGAGAAACCCTATGAGTGCAAGGACTGTGGGAAGACCTTCAGACAGTGCACACACCTCACTCGACACCAAAGACTTCACACTTCTGAGAAGCTGTACGAATGTAAGGAGTGTGGAAAAGCCTTCGTGTGTGGCCCTGACCTTCGAGTACATCAGAAAATCCACTTCGGTGAGAAGCCCTATGCATGTAAGGACTGTGGCAAGTCCTTCAGAATATGCCAACAGCTGACTGTCCATCAGAGTATCCATACtggggagaaaccctatgaatgtaaggaATGTGGGAAGGCCTTCAGATTGAGGCAACAACTTGTTCGCCATCAGAGAATCCATACCCgtgagaagccctatgaatgtcTAGAGTGTTGGAAGACCTTCAGTAGTTACTCCCAACTGATTTCACATCAGAGCATTCATGTGGGTGAGAGACCCTATGagtgtgaagaatgtgggaaagccttcagacTGTACTCACAGCTCACTCAGCATCAGAGTATCCACACAGgtgagaaaccttatgaatgcaaGGAGTGTAGGAAACCTTTCCGCCTGCTCTCACAGCTCACTCAGCACCAGAGCATCCACACGGGTGAGAAGCCTTATGAATGCAAGGACTGTGGGAAGGCTTTTAgactttattcatttctttctcaacACCAGAGgatccacactggagagaagccctacaaATGTAAGGAGTGTAAGAAGGCCTTCAGACAGCACTCACACCTCACCCAGCATCAGAAGATCCACAGTGGAACTTAA
- the LOC121825445 gene encoding uncharacterized protein LOC121825445 isoform X4 produces MALAQGSVTFRDVAVDFSQEEWEFLDSAQKSLYRDVMWENYSNFISLGPSISKRDMITLLDEDGKEPEIVVKEGRRHCPDLESRFKTNTLSADKDIYEVYSLQWELMEKIKSHSPQGSVLKDDWECESKIERQKEPQGGYFGQVKITSEKSTHKKHSFLAEYQKVQNGEKFYECKECRKTFIRRSTLSQHLRIHTGEKPYKCKECGQPFRQRAHLIRHHKLHTGEKPYECKECGKAFTVLQELTQHQRLHTGEKPYECKECGKAFRVHQQLARHQRIHTGEKPYECKDCGKTFRQCTHLTRHQRLHTSEKLYECKECGKAFVCGPDLRVHQKIHFGEKPYACKDCGKSFRICQQLTVHQSIHTGEKPYECKECGKAFRLRQQLVRHQRIHTREKPYECLECWKTFSSYSQLISHQSIHVGERPYECEECGKAFRLYSQLTQHQSIHTGEKPYECKECRKPFRLLSQLTQHQSIHTGEKPYECKDCGKAFRLYSFLSQHQRIHTGEKPYKCKECKKAFRQHSHLTQHQKIHSGT; encoded by the exons ATGGCCCTGGCCCAG GGTTCAGTGACGTTCAGGGATGTGGCTGTGGATTTCTCACAGGAAGAATGGGAATTCCTGGACTCTGCCCAGAAGAGTCTGTACCGGGACGTGATGTGGGAGAACTACAGCAACTTCATCTCGCTGG GACCTTCCATTTCTAAGAGAGATATGATTACCTTACTGGATGAAGACGGGAAGGAGCCCGAGATAGTtgtgaaggaagggagaagacatTGTCCTG atTTGGAGTCCAGATTCAAGACCAATACTTTATCTGCAGACAAGGACATTTATGAAGTATATTCATTACAATGGGAGTTGATGGAGAAAATTAAAAGCCACAGTCCTCAAGGTTCTGTTCTTAAAGATGATTGGGAATGTGAAAGCAAGATTGAGCGACAAAAGGAACCACAGGGGGGTTATTTTGGGCAGGTGAAAATTACCTCtgaaaaaagcacacacaaaaagcacAGTTTCCTTGCTGAGTATCAGAAAGTTCAGAATGGAGAGAAGTTCTATGAATGTAAAGAGTGTAGGAAGACCTTTATCCGCCGCTCAACGCTAAGTCAACACTTGAGAATCCATACTGGTGAGAAACCTTATAAATGCAAGGAATGTGGGCAACCCTTCAGACAGCGTGCACACCTTATTCGACACCACAAACTTCACACTGGTGAGAAGCCCTATGAGTGTAAGGAATGTGGGAAGGCCTTTACAGTGCTCCAAGAACTCACTCAGCATCAGCGACTCCATACTGGGGAAAAGCCGTATGAATGCAAGGAGTGTGGAAAAGCCTTTCGGGTCCATCAGCAGCTGGCTCGACATCAGAGGATCCACACTGGGGAGAAACCCTATGAGTGCAAGGACTGTGGGAAGACCTTCAGACAGTGCACACACCTCACTCGACACCAAAGACTTCACACTTCTGAGAAGCTGTACGAATGTAAGGAGTGTGGAAAAGCCTTCGTGTGTGGCCCTGACCTTCGAGTACATCAGAAAATCCACTTCGGTGAGAAGCCCTATGCATGTAAGGACTGTGGCAAGTCCTTCAGAATATGCCAACAGCTGACTGTCCATCAGAGTATCCATACtggggagaaaccctatgaatgtaaggaATGTGGGAAGGCCTTCAGATTGAGGCAACAACTTGTTCGCCATCAGAGAATCCATACCCgtgagaagccctatgaatgtcTAGAGTGTTGGAAGACCTTCAGTAGTTACTCCCAACTGATTTCACATCAGAGCATTCATGTGGGTGAGAGACCCTATGagtgtgaagaatgtgggaaagccttcagacTGTACTCACAGCTCACTCAGCATCAGAGTATCCACACAGgtgagaaaccttatgaatgcaaGGAGTGTAGGAAACCTTTCCGCCTGCTCTCACAGCTCACTCAGCACCAGAGCATCCACACGGGTGAGAAGCCTTATGAATGCAAGGACTGTGGGAAGGCTTTTAgactttattcatttctttctcaacACCAGAGgatccacactggagagaagccctacaaATGTAAGGAGTGTAAGAAGGCCTTCAGACAGCACTCACACCTCACCCAGCATCAGAAGATCCACAGTGGAACTTAA
- the LOC121825445 gene encoding uncharacterized protein LOC121825445 isoform X3, translated as MALAQGSVTFRDVAVDFSQEEWEFLDSAQKSLYRDVMWENYSNFISLAGPSISKRDMITLLDEDGKEPEIVVKEGRRHCPDLESRFKTNTLSADKDIYEVYSLQWELMEKIKSHSPQGSVLKDDWECESKIERQKEPQGGYFGQVKITSEKSTHKKHSFLAEYQKVQNGEKFYECKECRKTFIRRSTLSQHLRIHTGEKPYKCKECGQPFRQRAHLIRHHKLHTGEKPYECKECGKAFTVLQELTQHQRLHTGEKPYECKECGKAFRVHQQLARHQRIHTGEKPYECKDCGKTFRQCTHLTRHQRLHTSEKLYECKECGKAFVCGPDLRVHQKIHFGEKPYACKDCGKSFRICQQLTVHQSIHTGEKPYECKECGKAFRLRQQLVRHQRIHTREKPYECLECWKTFSSYSQLISHQSIHVGERPYECEECGKAFRLYSQLTQHQSIHTGEKPYECKECRKPFRLLSQLTQHQSIHTGEKPYECKDCGKAFRLYSFLSQHQRIHTGEKPYKCKECKKAFRQHSHLTQHQKIHSGT; from the exons ATGGCCCTGGCCCAG GGTTCAGTGACGTTCAGGGATGTGGCTGTGGATTTCTCACAGGAAGAATGGGAATTCCTGGACTCTGCCCAGAAGAGTCTGTACCGGGACGTGATGTGGGAGAACTACAGCAACTTCATCTCGCTGG CAGGACCTTCCATTTCTAAGAGAGATATGATTACCTTACTGGATGAAGACGGGAAGGAGCCCGAGATAGTtgtgaaggaagggagaagacatTGTCCTG atTTGGAGTCCAGATTCAAGACCAATACTTTATCTGCAGACAAGGACATTTATGAAGTATATTCATTACAATGGGAGTTGATGGAGAAAATTAAAAGCCACAGTCCTCAAGGTTCTGTTCTTAAAGATGATTGGGAATGTGAAAGCAAGATTGAGCGACAAAAGGAACCACAGGGGGGTTATTTTGGGCAGGTGAAAATTACCTCtgaaaaaagcacacacaaaaagcacAGTTTCCTTGCTGAGTATCAGAAAGTTCAGAATGGAGAGAAGTTCTATGAATGTAAAGAGTGTAGGAAGACCTTTATCCGCCGCTCAACGCTAAGTCAACACTTGAGAATCCATACTGGTGAGAAACCTTATAAATGCAAGGAATGTGGGCAACCCTTCAGACAGCGTGCACACCTTATTCGACACCACAAACTTCACACTGGTGAGAAGCCCTATGAGTGTAAGGAATGTGGGAAGGCCTTTACAGTGCTCCAAGAACTCACTCAGCATCAGCGACTCCATACTGGGGAAAAGCCGTATGAATGCAAGGAGTGTGGAAAAGCCTTTCGGGTCCATCAGCAGCTGGCTCGACATCAGAGGATCCACACTGGGGAGAAACCCTATGAGTGCAAGGACTGTGGGAAGACCTTCAGACAGTGCACACACCTCACTCGACACCAAAGACTTCACACTTCTGAGAAGCTGTACGAATGTAAGGAGTGTGGAAAAGCCTTCGTGTGTGGCCCTGACCTTCGAGTACATCAGAAAATCCACTTCGGTGAGAAGCCCTATGCATGTAAGGACTGTGGCAAGTCCTTCAGAATATGCCAACAGCTGACTGTCCATCAGAGTATCCATACtggggagaaaccctatgaatgtaaggaATGTGGGAAGGCCTTCAGATTGAGGCAACAACTTGTTCGCCATCAGAGAATCCATACCCgtgagaagccctatgaatgtcTAGAGTGTTGGAAGACCTTCAGTAGTTACTCCCAACTGATTTCACATCAGAGCATTCATGTGGGTGAGAGACCCTATGagtgtgaagaatgtgggaaagccttcagacTGTACTCACAGCTCACTCAGCATCAGAGTATCCACACAGgtgagaaaccttatgaatgcaaGGAGTGTAGGAAACCTTTCCGCCTGCTCTCACAGCTCACTCAGCACCAGAGCATCCACACGGGTGAGAAGCCTTATGAATGCAAGGACTGTGGGAAGGCTTTTAgactttattcatttctttctcaacACCAGAGgatccacactggagagaagccctacaaATGTAAGGAGTGTAAGAAGGCCTTCAGACAGCACTCACACCTCACCCAGCATCAGAAGATCCACAGTGGAACTTAA
- the LOC121825445 gene encoding uncharacterized protein LOC121825445 isoform X5, protein MITLLDEDGKEPEIVVKEGRRHCPDLESRFKTNTLSADKDIYEVYSLQWELMEKIKSHSPQGSVLKDDWECESKIERQKEPQGGYFGQVKITSEKSTHKKHSFLAEYQKVQNGEKFYECKECRKTFIRRSTLSQHLRIHTGEKPYKCKECGQPFRQRAHLIRHHKLHTGEKPYECKECGKAFTVLQELTQHQRLHTGEKPYECKECGKAFRVHQQLARHQRIHTGEKPYECKDCGKTFRQCTHLTRHQRLHTSEKLYECKECGKAFVCGPDLRVHQKIHFGEKPYACKDCGKSFRICQQLTVHQSIHTGEKPYECKECGKAFRLRQQLVRHQRIHTREKPYECLECWKTFSSYSQLISHQSIHVGERPYECEECGKAFRLYSQLTQHQSIHTGEKPYECKECRKPFRLLSQLTQHQSIHTGEKPYECKDCGKAFRLYSFLSQHQRIHTGEKPYKCKECKKAFRQHSHLTQHQKIHSGT, encoded by the exons ATGATTACCTTACTGGATGAAGACGGGAAGGAGCCCGAGATAGTtgtgaaggaagggagaagacatTGTCCTG atTTGGAGTCCAGATTCAAGACCAATACTTTATCTGCAGACAAGGACATTTATGAAGTATATTCATTACAATGGGAGTTGATGGAGAAAATTAAAAGCCACAGTCCTCAAGGTTCTGTTCTTAAAGATGATTGGGAATGTGAAAGCAAGATTGAGCGACAAAAGGAACCACAGGGGGGTTATTTTGGGCAGGTGAAAATTACCTCtgaaaaaagcacacacaaaaagcacAGTTTCCTTGCTGAGTATCAGAAAGTTCAGAATGGAGAGAAGTTCTATGAATGTAAAGAGTGTAGGAAGACCTTTATCCGCCGCTCAACGCTAAGTCAACACTTGAGAATCCATACTGGTGAGAAACCTTATAAATGCAAGGAATGTGGGCAACCCTTCAGACAGCGTGCACACCTTATTCGACACCACAAACTTCACACTGGTGAGAAGCCCTATGAGTGTAAGGAATGTGGGAAGGCCTTTACAGTGCTCCAAGAACTCACTCAGCATCAGCGACTCCATACTGGGGAAAAGCCGTATGAATGCAAGGAGTGTGGAAAAGCCTTTCGGGTCCATCAGCAGCTGGCTCGACATCAGAGGATCCACACTGGGGAGAAACCCTATGAGTGCAAGGACTGTGGGAAGACCTTCAGACAGTGCACACACCTCACTCGACACCAAAGACTTCACACTTCTGAGAAGCTGTACGAATGTAAGGAGTGTGGAAAAGCCTTCGTGTGTGGCCCTGACCTTCGAGTACATCAGAAAATCCACTTCGGTGAGAAGCCCTATGCATGTAAGGACTGTGGCAAGTCCTTCAGAATATGCCAACAGCTGACTGTCCATCAGAGTATCCATACtggggagaaaccctatgaatgtaaggaATGTGGGAAGGCCTTCAGATTGAGGCAACAACTTGTTCGCCATCAGAGAATCCATACCCgtgagaagccctatgaatgtcTAGAGTGTTGGAAGACCTTCAGTAGTTACTCCCAACTGATTTCACATCAGAGCATTCATGTGGGTGAGAGACCCTATGagtgtgaagaatgtgggaaagccttcagacTGTACTCACAGCTCACTCAGCATCAGAGTATCCACACAGgtgagaaaccttatgaatgcaaGGAGTGTAGGAAACCTTTCCGCCTGCTCTCACAGCTCACTCAGCACCAGAGCATCCACACGGGTGAGAAGCCTTATGAATGCAAGGACTGTGGGAAGGCTTTTAgactttattcatttctttctcaacACCAGAGgatccacactggagagaagccctacaaATGTAAGGAGTGTAAGAAGGCCTTCAGACAGCACTCACACCTCACCCAGCATCAGAAGATCCACAGTGGAACTTAA